The following coding sequences lie in one Oryctolagus cuniculus chromosome 7, mOryCun1.1, whole genome shotgun sequence genomic window:
- the DENND2D gene encoding DENN domain-containing protein 2D isoform X5: MAVIYPFMQGLREAAFPAPGKTVTLKSFIPDSGTEFISLTRPLDSHLEHVDFSSLLDCLRFEQILQIFASAVLERKIIFLAEGLSTLSQCIHATAALLYPFSWAHTYIPVVPESLLATVCCPTPFMVGVQMRFLQEVMDSPMEEVLLVDLHEGTFLLSVGDEKDILPPKLQDDILDSLSQGINELKTSEQVNEHVSGPFVQFFVKTVGHYASYIKREASGQGHFQERPFCKALTSKTNRRFVKKFVKTQLFSLFIQEAEKSKTPPAGYFQQKILEYEEQKKQKKSREKSVK; this comes from the exons ATGGCCGTCATCTACCCGTTCATGCAGGGCCTCCGAGAGGCGgccttccctgctcctgggaagaCGGTCACGCTCAAGAGCTTCATCCCCGACTCAGGCACTGAG TTCATCTCACTGACACGGCCCCTGGACTCCCATCTAGAACACGTGGATTTTAGCTCTCTGTTGGACTGCCTCCGTTTTGAGCAGATTCTTCAGATCTTTGCCTCTGCAGTGCTGGAGAGAAAAATCATCTTCCTAGCAGAAGGGCTGAG CACCCTGTCTCAGTGCATCCACGCTACTGCCGCACTCCTCTACCCCTTCAGCTGGGCACACACCTACATCCCTGTTGTCCCCGAGAGCCTTCTCGCTACCGTCTGCTGCCCAACCCCCTTCATGGTTGGTGTGCAGATGCGCTTCCTGCAGGAGGTTATGGACAGCCCCATGGAAGAG GTCCTGTTGGTGGATCTGCATGAAGGAACCTTCTTACTGTCT GTTGGTGATGAAAAAGACATCCTGCCACCAAAGCTTCAGGATGACATCCTAGACTCTCTTAGCCAAGGGATCAATGAGTTAAAGA CTTCAGAACAAGTGAATGAACACGTTTCAGGCCCTTTCGTTCAGTTCTTTGTCAAGACTGTAGGCCACTATGCTTCCTACATCAAGCGGGAAGCCAGTGGGCAAGGCCACTTCCAAGAACGGCCCTTCTGTAAGGCTCTGACCTCCAAGACTAACCGCCGATTCGTGAAGAAGTTTGTGAAGACACAGCTCTTCTCCCTTTTCATCCAGGAGGCCGAGAAGAGCAAAACTCCTCCTGCAG GCTACTTCCAACAGAAAATACTTGAATATGAGGAacagaagaaacagaagaaatcaagGGAAAAGTCGGTGAAGTAA